A region of Pontiella agarivorans DNA encodes the following proteins:
- a CDS encoding protein O-mannosyl-transferase family produces the protein MSSEKFFRKSDWVACWVTFAVSLFVYTLTLQPTLGLEDSGELIVASDYLGVPHPPGYPIWTLLTWFFQWVFHSVTFHGQPNPAWAVNWFSAVSGAGACGVIGLLISRSGMDLLRSLHRESRILGENTERLFCTAAGICGGLLLAFGQGMWSQSVIAEVYSLNIFFQSLLLIFLYRWIREPGNTKWLMLCAFAFGLGITNHQTLMFMGLALAVAVVFNELEIFHKKHLGFTLGAFAGVVVSLVGIYFGNLFLQVIGIACCIISSLLIREKFLVRDFIITGSMYILLVGFNKMAAGNPELADYMWVSGPEHAGFWIWTIYALAIPLIATFVLPNGKVVGPTFLVMFIGLGFYFYMAFSSDQNPPINWGYPRTWQGFMHAITRGQYERVKLAHVFTPRFLEQVGTYLMDLRSQFLWPIAILAIVPFGFIWKTGKRNIGWFVTTLTAFLSVGLVFMILQNPKTDIQSLFIGRVQYIQSHAIYVIWLGYGILFLMASLEALVKNNPYTKIVGIAAVLLLPFTLVHKNYYNKTQQKVVGGSEQNGHDFGWQFGNWQLRGVEGIKDDMKYWYGEDTEEFKKQWAAYPNKNYPEPMGPNAIFFGGTDPGRFVPTYMIYSAKVRPDVYLITQNALADNTYMNVMRDLYGDQIWIPSPVDSNRAFQMYVQGVQNGTINAGADVKTEGGKVQVQGVAGVMQINGFLSKMIFDHNQYITETKTDEETRPVGAAVVHEDPVHDPQTGLPPLRSFYVEESYVLPWMYPYLTPHGLIMKINNKRTPLSAEIIKNDTDFWNWYCERLLNDEKFIRDIVARKSFSKLRSAIAGLYAARGKPKEAEAAFRQAVDLYDLSPEANFRLADLISKQGRYDEAIKIFDIFLEKDPKNDKAEAFLNNLKNMKKMGTRRAELQAGLKTGKITFPEMMELVQIHYAMNSSRAGEALVRNMLNSPNLPPEGMMSIAQFMAQKRQLPLVELALKKYTAARPKDAQGWINLAGLQLALNKRGETWPSLRKAVEAGGEPARNALRKDKRFDAVRNTTEFKKIVPPLQTASPLGLAPIPGLQ, from the coding sequence TTGAGTTCTGAAAAGTTTTTCCGCAAGTCCGACTGGGTTGCCTGCTGGGTTACCTTCGCTGTTTCATTGTTCGTCTACACGCTGACGCTGCAGCCCACATTGGGGCTGGAAGACTCCGGCGAACTGATTGTGGCCTCCGATTATCTCGGCGTACCCCACCCCCCCGGTTATCCGATCTGGACCCTGCTGACCTGGTTTTTTCAGTGGGTCTTTCATTCCGTCACCTTCCACGGTCAGCCCAATCCGGCCTGGGCCGTCAACTGGTTCTCGGCGGTTTCCGGAGCCGGTGCCTGTGGTGTTATCGGACTCCTGATCAGCCGTTCGGGCATGGATCTGCTGCGTAGCTTGCACCGGGAATCCCGTATTCTTGGCGAAAACACCGAACGCCTTTTCTGCACCGCCGCCGGTATCTGCGGCGGCCTGCTGCTGGCTTTTGGTCAAGGCATGTGGTCGCAGTCCGTGATTGCGGAAGTCTATTCGCTGAACATTTTCTTTCAGTCGCTGCTGCTGATCTTCCTCTACCGCTGGATCCGCGAACCCGGTAATACAAAATGGCTCATGCTCTGCGCCTTCGCTTTCGGCCTCGGCATCACCAACCACCAGACTCTCATGTTCATGGGACTGGCCCTTGCTGTGGCGGTCGTATTCAACGAACTGGAAATTTTCCACAAAAAACATCTCGGCTTCACGCTGGGCGCATTTGCCGGCGTAGTGGTTTCGCTGGTCGGAATCTACTTCGGCAACCTGTTTCTGCAGGTGATCGGAATTGCATGCTGCATCATCTCGAGCCTGCTCATTCGCGAAAAGTTTCTCGTCCGCGATTTCATCATCACGGGCTCGATGTACATCCTGCTGGTCGGATTCAATAAAATGGCGGCCGGAAATCCGGAACTGGCTGATTACATGTGGGTTTCCGGCCCGGAACATGCCGGTTTCTGGATCTGGACGATCTATGCCCTCGCCATACCGCTGATCGCCACTTTCGTACTGCCCAACGGTAAAGTGGTCGGCCCAACTTTTCTCGTCATGTTCATCGGCCTCGGCTTCTACTTTTATATGGCCTTTTCGTCAGACCAGAATCCGCCGATCAACTGGGGCTATCCGCGCACATGGCAGGGCTTCATGCATGCCATCACCCGCGGGCAGTATGAGCGGGTCAAACTCGCCCACGTTTTCACCCCTCGTTTCCTTGAACAGGTCGGCACCTATTTAATGGATCTTCGCTCTCAGTTCCTCTGGCCAATCGCCATTCTGGCCATTGTCCCCTTTGGCTTTATCTGGAAAACCGGGAAACGCAATATCGGCTGGTTTGTAACCACATTAACCGCCTTCCTCTCCGTCGGGCTGGTCTTCATGATTCTGCAGAACCCGAAAACCGACATCCAGAGCCTCTTCATTGGCCGCGTACAGTACATTCAGTCGCATGCCATCTATGTAATCTGGCTGGGCTACGGGATCCTGTTTCTCATGGCCTCGCTTGAAGCTCTGGTGAAAAACAACCCGTACACCAAAATCGTGGGCATCGCCGCTGTACTGCTGCTGCCGTTCACCCTCGTTCACAAAAACTATTACAACAAAACTCAGCAGAAAGTGGTCGGCGGATCTGAGCAAAACGGCCACGATTTCGGCTGGCAGTTCGGTAACTGGCAACTCCGCGGCGTCGAAGGCATTAAAGACGACATGAAATACTGGTACGGCGAGGATACCGAGGAATTCAAAAAGCAATGGGCCGCCTACCCCAACAAAAACTACCCGGAACCAATGGGTCCCAATGCCATCTTCTTCGGCGGAACCGACCCCGGACGATTTGTCCCCACCTACATGATCTATTCCGCCAAAGTGCGCCCGGACGTCTATCTCATCACTCAGAATGCCCTGGCCGACAACACCTACATGAACGTCATGCGCGACCTCTACGGCGACCAGATCTGGATCCCCTCGCCGGTCGACTCCAACCGTGCATTCCAGATGTATGTACAGGGCGTGCAGAACGGCACGATCAATGCCGGCGCTGACGTAAAAACCGAAGGCGGAAAAGTACAGGTTCAGGGCGTAGCCGGTGTGATGCAGATCAACGGATTCCTTTCCAAAATGATTTTCGACCACAACCAGTACATCACCGAAACAAAAACCGACGAAGAAACCCGGCCCGTCGGTGCCGCAGTCGTACATGAAGATCCGGTGCACGATCCGCAGACCGGCCTGCCGCCTCTGCGCTCATTCTACGTCGAAGAAAGCTATGTCCTGCCCTGGATGTATCCCTATCTCACTCCGCACGGCCTGATCATGAAGATCAACAATAAACGAACCCCGCTGAGCGCCGAGATCATCAAAAACGATACCGATTTCTGGAACTGGTACTGCGAACGGCTGCTGAACGATGAAAAATTCATCCGCGATATTGTCGCCCGCAAATCATTCTCCAAACTTCGCAGTGCCATTGCCGGGCTCTATGCCGCACGCGGAAAACCCAAAGAGGCCGAAGCCGCATTCCGTCAGGCGGTTGACCTTTATGATCTCAGTCCGGAAGCCAACTTCCGTCTGGCCGATCTGATCTCCAAACAGGGCCGCTATGACGAAGCCATCAAAATATTTGACATTTTCCTGGAGAAAGATCCGAAAAACGACAAAGCCGAAGCCTTCCTGAACAACTTGAAAAACATGAAGAAAATGGGCACCCGCCGGGCTGAACTTCAAGCCGGTTTAAAAACCGGAAAAATCACCTTCCCGGAAATGATGGAGCTCGTTCAGATTCATTACGCCATGAACAGTTCCCGAGCCGGCGAGGCTCTGGTGCGCAACATGTTGAATTCCCCCAACCTACCCCCAGAAGGGATGATGAGCATTGCCCAGTTCATGGCCCAGAAACGGCAGCTCCCTCTCGTCGAACTTGCCCTCAAAAAATATACCGCCGCCCGCCCGAAAGATGCTCAGGGCTGGATTAACCTTGCCGGTCTGCAGCTGGCCCTGAATAAACGCGGCGAAACGTGGCCCTCGTTGCGCAAAGCGGTCGAAGCCGGCGGCGAACCCGCCCGCAATGCCCTCCGCAAAGACAAACGCTTCGATGCGGTCCGGAATACCACCGAGTTCAAAAAAATAGTACCGCCTCTTCAAACCGCAAGCCCCCTGGGCCTGGCTCCCATTCCCGGCCTCCAATGA
- a CDS encoding GtrA family protein has protein sequence MANLLSSLSSFLQNKESIHAQFFKYLICGGLTFVVDVGVFYLMAWIVLPSLREGDPFGMIIGVLGGQIRIVPEDILLRNFVINKIVAFLSSNTVAYITNVLFVFNDGRHQKFKEVVMFYVLSTTSFVFFTLLSRFLIARYDWQVTWAYFFVFTCAMMTNFTMRKKFVFKG, from the coding sequence ATGGCGAATCTACTATCCAGTTTGAGCTCTTTCCTGCAGAACAAGGAAAGCATCCATGCTCAGTTCTTCAAATACCTCATTTGCGGCGGCCTTACCTTCGTTGTGGATGTAGGGGTTTTTTATCTAATGGCCTGGATCGTTCTGCCAAGTCTTCGGGAAGGCGATCCATTCGGTATGATCATTGGTGTGCTGGGCGGTCAGATCCGTATTGTTCCGGAGGATATTCTTCTCCGGAATTTTGTGATCAACAAAATCGTGGCGTTTCTTTCGTCGAATACGGTGGCATACATTACCAACGTTCTTTTTGTATTTAATGACGGTCGGCATCAGAAGTTCAAGGAGGTGGTCATGTTCTACGTACTCTCCACGACTTCTTTTGTTTTCTTTACCTTACTGAGCCGGTTTCTGATTGCCCGTTACGACTGGCAGGTCACCTGGGCTTACTTTTTTGTTTTCACCTGTGCTATGATGACAAACTTCACCATGCGCAAGAAATTTGTATTCAAGGGCTGA
- a CDS encoding glycosyltransferase: MKFSIVIPAHNEEKRLPPVLEAYASFFQQQMGNDAEIIVVANGCEDATASVAQDIARRNSNIRVVDESKRIGKGGAVILGVKQAVGDYIGFVDADGATAPEEFFRLYEKSQGRAGVIGSRWIKGADVTIPQKSMRLFSSRAFNWIIRILLGLKYKDTQCGAKVFSSAAWKSILPHIGITRFAFDVDLLYQLKRNQYSIAEEPTVWKDVEGSKVRFFNSSLDMFLAVVRMRLLYSPLKCTVHIYDRFLSRLVEFLRKDSLFCHAMMLFMASMVANVCNVTFQMVVVRALSPVDYALLATFLSLFAIVTRPLGTLATATTHYTSLLMNEGRSGSVKRLARKWILIGGIPSIICSAVCIVFARQIAALFDLERVAPVVVSAAALPALFLTPVVGGTMRGMQQFGWLAVSSVAGAIGRVAIGAALVLLLFPACGWALLGHVSGAYLNLLISLTVMLLLVYRFPADGETLPSFRLYLFQCFFIQFGMALLLNGDVVFVKHFLPEETDFAKAATLGRMVVFMTASITMAMFPKVSSAGKFTQEHRKIYLRGVAYTALFLTGSFLFCVFFPHFLHRFLFRVLEPSPDLIAQTRWMAVVMGIAVLLGINTTLLLAQRYFKAAAIVVAAAALYYGGVQLFHDSTFEIIAVAGLANLLGLIGTSWLILRQKTEEDV, from the coding sequence ATGAAGTTTTCTATCGTCATTCCGGCCCATAATGAGGAAAAGCGGCTTCCGCCGGTACTTGAAGCCTATGCATCTTTTTTCCAGCAGCAGATGGGCAATGATGCGGAAATTATTGTTGTGGCCAATGGCTGTGAAGACGCGACGGCTTCGGTTGCACAGGATATTGCGCGCCGGAATTCAAATATCCGAGTTGTTGATGAATCCAAACGCATTGGAAAAGGCGGCGCGGTTATTCTCGGGGTCAAGCAGGCTGTAGGAGATTACATCGGTTTTGTGGATGCCGACGGAGCGACAGCGCCCGAGGAATTTTTTCGTCTTTATGAAAAGTCGCAGGGCCGGGCCGGGGTGATTGGATCTCGCTGGATCAAGGGGGCTGATGTCACGATTCCACAAAAATCGATGCGTCTGTTTTCGTCGCGCGCGTTCAACTGGATCATTCGAATACTGCTCGGTTTGAAATATAAGGATACCCAGTGCGGAGCGAAGGTTTTTTCTTCCGCTGCTTGGAAATCCATTCTGCCGCATATCGGGATCACCCGTTTTGCATTTGATGTGGACCTGCTCTATCAACTGAAACGGAATCAGTACAGTATCGCGGAGGAACCCACCGTCTGGAAAGATGTCGAGGGGTCCAAGGTGCGGTTCTTTAATTCTTCGTTGGATATGTTCCTTGCCGTGGTTCGGATGCGGTTGCTTTATTCCCCGCTGAAATGCACCGTGCACATCTATGATCGTTTTCTATCGAGGCTGGTTGAGTTTCTGCGAAAGGATTCTCTGTTCTGCCATGCGATGATGCTCTTCATGGCGTCGATGGTTGCCAACGTCTGCAATGTTACTTTTCAAATGGTGGTTGTGCGGGCGCTTTCGCCGGTGGATTATGCGCTGCTTGCCACCTTCCTGTCCTTGTTTGCCATTGTGACCCGGCCGTTGGGAACGCTGGCAACGGCCACGACGCATTATACCAGTCTGCTGATGAATGAGGGCCGTTCCGGGAGCGTGAAACGGCTGGCGCGCAAGTGGATTCTGATCGGCGGCATTCCTTCGATTATCTGTTCAGCCGTCTGCATTGTGTTTGCCCGGCAGATTGCCGCGCTTTTCGACCTGGAGCGTGTTGCTCCGGTGGTGGTTTCGGCGGCGGCCTTGCCGGCTCTGTTTCTGACGCCTGTTGTCGGCGGAACCATGCGGGGTATGCAACAGTTCGGCTGGCTGGCGGTTTCTTCTGTTGCGGGGGCTATTGGACGTGTGGCCATTGGAGCTGCGCTGGTACTTTTGCTTTTTCCCGCCTGCGGCTGGGCGCTGCTGGGGCATGTGAGCGGGGCCTATCTCAATCTGCTGATTTCGCTGACAGTTATGCTGTTGCTGGTGTACCGTTTTCCCGCCGATGGAGAAACGCTTCCGAGTTTCAGACTGTATCTGTTTCAATGCTTTTTTATTCAGTTCGGCATGGCTCTGCTGCTCAATGGAGATGTGGTTTTTGTGAAGCATTTTCTGCCGGAGGAAACCGATTTCGCCAAAGCGGCGACGCTGGGCCGTATGGTGGTTTTCATGACGGCATCGATCACCATGGCGATGTTTCCAAAGGTTTCCTCGGCCGGTAAGTTTACGCAGGAGCACCGAAAGATCTATCTGCGCGGTGTGGCCTATACCGCGCTTTTCCTGACGGGCTCCTTTTTATTCTGTGTGTTTTTTCCACATTTTCTGCACCGGTTTCTGTTCCGGGTTCTGGAACCTTCGCCCGATTTGATTGCCCAGACACGCTGGATGGCGGTGGTGATGGGGATTGCGGTGCTGCTGGGAATCAATACCACGCTGTTGCTGGCCCAGCGGTATTTCAAAGCCGCGGCGATTGTAGTGGCGGCAGCTGCGCTTTATTATGGCGGAGTTCAGCTTTTTCATGACAGTACATTTGAAATTATCGCTGTTGCCGGGCTGGCCAATCTGCTGGGTCTGATTGGAACGTCATGGCTGATTCTGCGACAAAAGACCGAAGAGGACGTTTAA
- a CDS encoding class I SAM-dependent methyltransferase, producing MENLPANKQFYNRAGSENGFYYPSKEEKQNHPYADYLRGAIARHQLKNQKVLEIGSGIGAFQDFIADYTGTDFSETVTSNYHKPFFCADAKTLPFPDNTFDAVFTHAVLEHIPDPEKALKEMRRVLKSGGILLLHAAWHVPWFASEGYTVRQYAELPPVKKVKKVCAHLWKHPLSRALDIVTCRFIILLRHLLFGSPKLHYKKRTANYETFWCSDSDACNSIDQLEAGIWFVKQGDEWIAPGSALKKFFMVRGELELRINKDDPAIQSTL from the coding sequence ATGGAAAACCTCCCGGCAAATAAACAATTTTACAACCGTGCAGGATCCGAAAACGGATTCTACTATCCCTCGAAAGAAGAAAAGCAAAACCATCCATATGCGGATTATCTGAGAGGTGCCATTGCCCGGCATCAATTGAAAAACCAAAAGGTCTTGGAGATCGGCTCCGGCATAGGAGCCTTTCAGGATTTCATTGCCGACTACACAGGCACAGATTTCTCTGAAACCGTGACCAGCAATTACCACAAGCCGTTTTTTTGTGCAGACGCAAAGACGCTGCCGTTTCCTGACAATACATTTGATGCCGTGTTTACCCACGCAGTCTTAGAGCACATTCCTGATCCGGAGAAGGCCTTGAAAGAAATGAGACGGGTCTTGAAATCAGGCGGAATCCTTTTATTGCATGCGGCCTGGCATGTTCCATGGTTTGCTTCCGAAGGATATACAGTCCGCCAATACGCGGAACTCCCCCCTGTTAAGAAAGTAAAAAAAGTCTGCGCTCACCTATGGAAGCATCCCCTTTCCAGAGCACTTGATATCGTAACATGCAGATTCATAATCTTGCTTCGGCATCTTCTATTCGGCTCACCAAAACTTCATTATAAAAAGCGCACCGCAAATTATGAAACATTTTGGTGCTCCGACTCTGATGCCTGCAACTCCATCGATCAGCTGGAAGCAGGGATCTGGTTCGTCAAACAAGGCGATGAGTGGATCGCACCGGGCAGCGCACTGAAAAAGTTTTTTATGGTTCGCGGGGAACTGGAACTCCGAATAAACAAAGACGATCCAGCTATTCAGAGCACCCTGTAA
- a CDS encoding sulfotransferase family protein produces the protein MTPFFIIGNPRSGTTLLRLMLASHPDLLVTPECGFALWLAGEFSNQDCTSKSVRKAYAQQVCNCRKFDTWGITAEALESHLLKSTAGNYAELAAEVYHCYGKLIAKKKYLRWGDKNNFYLNQIDQIASLYPKAQFIHIIRDGRDVACSYKELHKKNITSRFTPGLPIKTEDIAREWRQNILTIQTGLGKLSPHLVLEQKFDSLLNNPSRDLSLICDFLGIKYDDQMLNYYLLNKQNQLEPRELLPWKEKTLQRPQRDRSGRYHQDLTKSQIQRFEKIAGDILSHYHFL, from the coding sequence ATGACCCCGTTTTTCATTATTGGAAACCCCCGCTCCGGAACCACTCTGCTCCGGCTCATGCTCGCCAGCCATCCCGATCTCCTGGTCACCCCGGAATGCGGTTTCGCCCTGTGGTTGGCCGGTGAATTTTCCAATCAGGACTGCACCAGCAAATCCGTACGCAAGGCATATGCCCAGCAGGTATGCAATTGCAGAAAATTCGACACGTGGGGGATTACCGCTGAAGCGCTTGAAAGTCACCTTCTAAAATCCACCGCCGGCAATTATGCTGAACTCGCGGCGGAGGTCTATCATTGCTACGGAAAGTTAATCGCGAAAAAAAAATATCTGCGATGGGGAGACAAAAATAACTTTTATCTGAACCAAATTGATCAGATTGCATCTCTTTACCCGAAGGCTCAGTTCATCCACATCATCCGCGATGGCCGGGATGTGGCCTGCTCATACAAGGAACTGCATAAGAAAAATATCACCAGCCGCTTCACCCCGGGCCTGCCCATTAAAACGGAAGATATAGCCAGGGAATGGCGACAGAACATCTTAACAATCCAGACGGGTCTGGGCAAACTCAGCCCCCATCTGGTCCTGGAACAGAAATTTGATTCACTGCTGAATAATCCATCACGCGACCTATCCCTGATCTGTGATTTTCTGGGAATTAAATACGATGACCAGATGCTCAATTATTATCTGCTGAACAAACAAAACCAGCTTGAACCCCGGGAGTTGCTCCCGTGGAAAGAAAAAACACTTCAGCGTCCCCAACGGGACCGATCCGGCCGGTATCATCAGGATTTGACAAAAAGTCAAATCCAGCGATTTGAGAAAATTGCAGGAGATATCTTATCGCATTACCATTTCCTCTGA
- a CDS encoding DegT/DnrJ/EryC1/StrS family aminotransferase: protein MKPIENMLHVGAPNIGSRDRFFDRANEMFDRRWLTNRGQLVQEFEQKVADYLGVKHCISMCNGTVALEIAIRALELKGEVIMPSLTFIATAHALQWQEITPVFCDIDRETYCIDPAEIEKHITPRTSAIMGVHLYSRPCDIEALQRLADRHGIKLLYDAAHAFGCSHNGTMIGNFGDCEVFSFHATKFFNTFEGGAVVTNNDGLAERIRLMQNFGFKGMDNVIYLGTNGKLSEICAAMGLVNLEEIDGFLETNRRNYEAYRAALEHKNGLHLIDFNGAEKCNRQYIVIEVDETYPLSRDELMEKLHANNIRARRYFWPGCHRMQPYAALQPNAGMMLPITEEVAERILVLPTGSAIQPETIEQITARL from the coding sequence ATGAAGCCCATTGAAAATATGCTGCACGTCGGAGCTCCAAACATTGGAAGCCGCGATCGTTTCTTTGACCGGGCCAACGAAATGTTCGATCGACGCTGGCTGACGAATCGCGGCCAGCTTGTTCAGGAATTTGAACAGAAGGTGGCCGACTACCTTGGAGTGAAACACTGCATCTCCATGTGCAACGGAACCGTTGCACTGGAAATTGCCATCCGGGCACTGGAACTCAAGGGAGAAGTCATCATGCCTTCGCTCACGTTCATTGCCACCGCACACGCTCTTCAGTGGCAGGAAATCACACCGGTATTCTGCGATATTGATCGCGAAACCTACTGCATCGACCCCGCGGAAATCGAAAAACACATCACCCCCAGAACGTCAGCCATCATGGGCGTTCATCTTTACAGCCGGCCTTGCGATATTGAAGCCCTTCAACGCCTGGCCGACCGGCACGGCATCAAGCTGCTGTACGATGCCGCACATGCCTTCGGCTGCTCCCACAACGGCACAATGATCGGCAATTTCGGCGATTGTGAAGTCTTCAGCTTCCACGCCACCAAATTTTTCAACACCTTCGAAGGCGGCGCGGTGGTCACCAACAATGACGGACTCGCAGAACGAATCCGACTTATGCAGAACTTTGGTTTCAAAGGCATGGACAATGTCATCTATCTCGGCACCAATGGAAAACTGAGTGAAATCTGTGCGGCCATGGGCCTGGTCAATCTGGAGGAGATTGACGGTTTTCTGGAAACGAACCGGCGGAATTATGAAGCCTACCGCGCCGCTCTTGAACATAAAAACGGACTGCATCTGATTGATTTCAACGGTGCCGAAAAATGCAACCGGCAGTATATCGTCATCGAGGTAGACGAGACCTACCCTCTTTCCCGCGACGAACTGATGGAAAAACTGCATGCGAACAACATCCGAGCACGACGCTATTTCTGGCCGGGGTGTCATCGTATGCAGCCCTATGCCGCACTTCAGCCGAACGCCGGCATGATGCTTCCGATTACGGAAGAGGTTGCCGAACGTATTCTAGTACTCCCCACCGGCAGTGCCATACAGCCGGAAACCATCGAACAAATCACAGCACGCCTATGA
- a CDS encoding glycosyltransferase translates to MTAQPVHPVDCAPVLISVYDRKAHLQRCIEALSKNREAARTTLYIVSDGAKEEHHKPAIDATREYIRTIDGFKAVKMRFRDKNWGMRASALDAINWVMSENDRMIRMEDDIICSPYYLDFMNRALSTFEHDPRIFGICAHTHPRFTPPESYPHDIHLWQSFSTWGFAIWKNRWTAFLADSETDHLQLKDPRQWKKFRSNRPILGTQARYTRGNLHLDARLNLHVFLTGRYAVFPNRTLTVNSGFDGSGTHCGTGITYARQTLNPHPVNLPAHIEPSKKIQHRLYNTHFSLLNHGVGSVLRKLGIFDPLFNAYKQITGTNRTAAEK, encoded by the coding sequence ATGACGGCTCAACCTGTCCATCCAGTCGACTGTGCTCCGGTTCTGATTTCCGTCTACGACCGCAAGGCACATCTGCAACGATGCATTGAAGCCCTTTCAAAAAACAGAGAAGCGGCCCGCACCACGCTCTATATCGTCTCGGACGGGGCAAAGGAAGAGCATCATAAACCGGCCATTGATGCCACACGTGAATACATCCGGACGATCGATGGATTTAAAGCTGTCAAGATGCGCTTCCGCGATAAAAACTGGGGCATGCGCGCATCGGCACTGGATGCCATCAACTGGGTCATGAGTGAAAACGACCGGATGATCCGGATGGAAGATGACATCATTTGTTCGCCCTATTATCTGGATTTTATGAACCGGGCCCTATCGACCTTTGAACACGACCCGCGGATCTTCGGAATCTGCGCACACACACATCCCAGATTCACGCCCCCCGAGTCCTACCCGCACGACATCCATTTATGGCAGTCCTTCTCCACCTGGGGATTTGCCATCTGGAAAAACAGATGGACCGCTTTTCTCGCCGATTCAGAAACAGACCACTTACAGCTGAAAGATCCCCGGCAGTGGAAAAAATTCCGCAGTAACCGGCCCATTCTAGGTACACAGGCCCGCTATACCCGCGGAAACCTTCACCTGGATGCCCGTCTGAATCTGCATGTTTTCCTGACCGGCCGCTATGCCGTTTTTCCGAACCGGACACTCACCGTAAACAGCGGATTCGACGGCTCGGGAACCCATTGCGGAACAGGAATCACTTATGCCCGTCAGACACTGAATCCGCACCCCGTCAACCTCCCCGCACATATCGAGCCGTCAAAGAAAATACAGCACAGACTATATAACACCCATTTTTCTTTGCTGAACCACGGCGTTGGAAGTGTATTGCGGAAACTTGGAATTTTTGATCCTCTGTTTAATGCATACAAACAGATAACCGGAACAAACCGCACCGCCGCCGAAAAATAA
- a CDS encoding glycosyltransferase family 4 protein yields the protein MESRFKIAIVGGSLSTYGGGAPRSMAQQATVLTEQGHHVELFVGFSRKYPLTQEQFSCRETPVNASVLWGPSVLGLFPRALFKLWKRAGEFDFIHLNGAWNLTTVLGALIARSRKTPYIITMRGHFGEYHFRRMPSLKKLIFRIFEKTNIRHACAMHATAQWEVETSAMALQYARQVIVIPNPVDLTDFRNPPLRQEARQKLGLSDKDFHIVHLGRLAKQKNLPFLIDVFAQANLGSDSFLTFIGPPEPDLKCELLNQVDALQIKDRVRFIDFAKGKERSNWLAAADLFALPSFDENFCIVAAESVACGTQTLLSPHVGVTEFLPAQLTHVAELDPKKWISALQQFKADALPQRIPDPADLSGFSTAKVYAEWMSFYHSQQRANSYEDQ from the coding sequence ATGGAATCTAGATTTAAAATCGCTATCGTTGGAGGCTCTCTATCCACCTATGGAGGAGGTGCCCCACGTTCCATGGCGCAACAGGCAACGGTGCTGACCGAACAAGGGCACCATGTAGAACTGTTTGTGGGCTTCAGCCGAAAGTATCCGCTGACCCAGGAACAGTTCAGCTGCAGGGAGACGCCGGTCAATGCATCCGTTCTCTGGGGCCCGAGCGTACTGGGACTGTTTCCCCGCGCTTTATTCAAGCTCTGGAAACGGGCCGGTGAATTTGACTTCATTCATCTCAACGGAGCATGGAACCTGACCACCGTTCTCGGGGCCCTCATTGCCCGTTCAAGGAAGACGCCTTATATCATCACCATGCGGGGGCATTTTGGTGAATACCACTTCCGGAGAATGCCCTCACTGAAAAAACTGATCTTCCGGATTTTTGAAAAAACAAACATCCGACACGCCTGCGCAATGCATGCCACAGCACAATGGGAAGTTGAAACGTCAGCGATGGCCCTGCAATACGCCAGACAGGTAATCGTTATTCCCAATCCAGTTGATTTAACCGACTTCAGGAATCCCCCTTTGCGTCAGGAGGCCCGACAGAAACTGGGTCTTTCAGATAAGGACTTTCACATCGTGCATTTAGGCCGACTGGCCAAACAGAAAAATCTGCCTTTTTTAATCGATGTTTTTGCGCAGGCGAATTTAGGAAGCGATTCGTTTCTTACTTTTATCGGCCCTCCGGAGCCGGACCTGAAGTGCGAACTTCTTAACCAGGTTGATGCACTCCAAATTAAAGACCGGGTACGCTTTATAGATTTTGCCAAGGGCAAAGAGCGCAGTAACTGGCTGGCAGCGGCCGATTTATTTGCCCTTCCATCGTTTGACGAAAACTTCTGTATTGTAGCGGCAGAATCCGTGGCCTGCGGAACACAGACTCTCCTCTCCCCTCATGTCGGAGTCACAGAATTCCTGCCGGCCCAGTTGACTCATGTTGCAGAACTTGATCCGAAAAAATGGATTTCTGCTCTTCAGCAATTTAAAGCGGACGCCCTTCCCCAGCGAATCCCGGACCCTGCAGATCTAAGCGGATTTTCAACAGCAAAAGTGTATGCTGAGTGGATGAGCTTCTATCATTCGCAGCAGAGAGCAAACAGCTATGAAGATCAATAA